The proteins below come from a single Felis catus isolate Fca126 chromosome A1, F.catus_Fca126_mat1.0, whole genome shotgun sequence genomic window:
- the CANX gene encoding calnexin isoform X1, translated as MEGKWLLCMLLVLGTTIVHAHEGHDDDMIDIEDDLDDVIEEVEDSKSKPDTSAPPSPKVTYKAPVPTGEVYFADSFDRGTLSGWILSKAKKEDTDDEIAKYDGKWEVDEMKETKLPGDKGLVLMSRAKHHAISAKLNKPFLFDTKPLIVQYEVNFQNGIECGGAYVKLLSKTPELNLDQFHDKTPYTIMFGPDKCGEDYKLHFIFRHKNPKTGVYEEKHAKRPDADLKTYFTDKKTHLYTLILNPDNSFEILVDQSVVNSGNLLNDMTPSVNPSREIEDPDDQKPEDWDERPKIPDPDAVKPDDWDEDAPAKIADEEATKPEGWLDDEPEYVPDPDAEKPEDWDEDMDGEWEAPQIANPKCESAPGCGLWQRPMIDNPNYKGKWKPPMIDNPNYQGIWKPRKIPNPDFFEDLEPFKMTPFSAIGLELWSMTSDIFFDNFIICGDRRVVDDWANDGWGLKKAADGAAEPGVVGQMIEAAEERPWLWVVYILTVALPVFLVILFCCSGKKQSSPVEYKKTDAPQPDVKEEEEEKEEEKDKGDEEEEGEEKLEEKQKSDAEEDGGTVSQEEEDRKPKAEVIRRKSTVYISSNSSESTFP; from the exons ATGGAAGGGAAGTGGTTGCTTTGTATGTTACTGGTCCTTGGAACGACAATTGTTCATGCTCACGAAGGCCATGATGATGATATGATTGATATTGAGGACGACCTCGATGATGTTATTGAAGAGGTAGAAGACTCAAAATCAAAACCAGATACCAGTGCTCCTCCGTCTCCAAAG GTCACCTACAAAGCTCCGGTTCCAACAGGGGAAGTGTATTTTGCTGATTCCTTTGACAGAGGAACTCTGTCAGG GTGGATTTTATCCAAAGCCAAGAAAGAGGACACTGATGATGAAATTGCCAAATATGATG GAAAGTGGGAGGTagatgaaatgaaggaaacaaagctTCCAggtgataaaggacttgtattgATGTCTCGGGCCAAGCATCATGCCATCTCCGCGAAACTGAACAAGCCCTTCCTGTTTGATACTAAGCCTCTCATTGTTCA GTATGAggttaatttccaaaatggaATAGAATGTGGTGGTGCCTATGTGAAACTGCTTTCCAAAACCCCAGAACTCAACCTG gATCAGTTCCACGACAAGACCCCTTATACGATTATGTTTGGTCCAGATAAATGTGGAGAAGACTATAAATTGCACTTCATCTTCCGCCACAAAAACCCCAAAACGGGTGTATATGAAGAAAAGCACGCTAAGAGGCCAGATGCAGATCTAAAGACCTattttactgataagaaaacACATCTTTATACATTAA tCCTGAATCCAGATAATAGTTTTGAAATACTAGTGGACCAATCTGTTGTCAATAGTGGAAATTTGCTAAACGACATGACTCCTTCTGTAAATCCTTCACGTGAAATTGAGGACCCAGATGACCAGAAGCCTGAGGACTGGGATGAAAGACCAAAAATACCAGATCCTGATGCTGTCAAACCGGATGACTG gGATGAAGATGCCCCTGCTAAGATTGCAGATGAAGAAGCTACAAAACCTGAAGGCTGGTTAGATGATGAGCCCGAATATGTACCTGATCCAGATGCAGAGAAGCCGGAGGATTG GGATGAAGATATGGATGGAGAATGGGAGGCTCCTCAGATTGCCAACCCTAAGTGTGAGTCGGCCCCTGGGTGTGGTCTCTGGCAGCGACCTATGATTGACAACCCTAATTATAAAGGCAAATGGAAGCCTCCCATGATTGACAATCCTAACTACCAG gGAATCTGGAAGCCCCGGAAAATACCAAATCCAGACTTCTTTGAAGATCTGGAACCTTTCAAAATGACTCCTTTTAGCGCTATTGGTTTGGAGCTGTGGTCCATGACCTCAGACATTTTTTTTGACAACTTTATTATTTGCGGTGATCGAAGAGTAGTTGATGATTGGGCCAATGATGGATGGGGCCTGAAGAAAGCTGCCGACGGAGCTGCTGAG CCAGGTGTGGTGGGGCAGATGATTGAGGCGGCCGAGGAGCGCCCGTGGCTCTGGGTGGTCTACATCCTGACAGTAGCTCTGCCTGTGTTTCTTGTTATCCTCTTCTGCTGCTCTGGAAAG AAACAGTCAAGTCCtgtggaatataagaaaactGATGCCCCTCAACCAGatgtgaaggaggaagaagaagagaaggaagaggaaaaggacaagggagacgaggaggaggaaggtgaagaAAAACTTG aagagaagcagaaaagtgATGCTGAAGAAGATGGTGGCACTGTCAGTCAAGAGGAGGAGGATAGAAAACCTAAAGCAGAGGTAATACGAAGGAAAAGTACAGTTTATATCTCAAGCAACTCAAGTGAAAGTACATTTCCCTAG
- the CANX gene encoding calnexin isoform X2 codes for MEGKWLLCMLLVLGTTIVHAHEGHDDDMIDIEDDLDDVIEEVEDSKSKPDTSAPPSPKVTYKAPVPTGEVYFADSFDRGTLSGWILSKAKKEDTDDEIAKYDGKWEVDEMKETKLPGDKGLVLMSRAKHHAISAKLNKPFLFDTKPLIVQYEVNFQNGIECGGAYVKLLSKTPELNLDQFHDKTPYTIMFGPDKCGEDYKLHFIFRHKNPKTGVYEEKHAKRPDADLKTYFTDKKTHLYTLILNPDNSFEILVDQSVVNSGNLLNDMTPSVNPSREIEDPDDQKPEDWDERPKIPDPDAVKPDDWDEDAPAKIADEEATKPEGWLDDEPEYVPDPDAEKPEDWDEDMDGEWEAPQIANPKCESAPGCGLWQRPMIDNPNYKGKWKPPMIDNPNYQGIWKPRKIPNPDFFEDLEPFKMTPFSAIGLELWSMTSDIFFDNFIICGDRRVVDDWANDGWGLKKAADGAAEPGVVGQMIEAAEERPWLWVVYILTVALPVFLVILFCCSGKKQSSPVEYKKTDAPQPDVKEEEEEKEEEKDKGDEEEEGEEKLEEKQKSDAEEDGGTVSQEEEDRKPKAEEDEILNRSPRNRKPRRE; via the exons ATGGAAGGGAAGTGGTTGCTTTGTATGTTACTGGTCCTTGGAACGACAATTGTTCATGCTCACGAAGGCCATGATGATGATATGATTGATATTGAGGACGACCTCGATGATGTTATTGAAGAGGTAGAAGACTCAAAATCAAAACCAGATACCAGTGCTCCTCCGTCTCCAAAG GTCACCTACAAAGCTCCGGTTCCAACAGGGGAAGTGTATTTTGCTGATTCCTTTGACAGAGGAACTCTGTCAGG GTGGATTTTATCCAAAGCCAAGAAAGAGGACACTGATGATGAAATTGCCAAATATGATG GAAAGTGGGAGGTagatgaaatgaaggaaacaaagctTCCAggtgataaaggacttgtattgATGTCTCGGGCCAAGCATCATGCCATCTCCGCGAAACTGAACAAGCCCTTCCTGTTTGATACTAAGCCTCTCATTGTTCA GTATGAggttaatttccaaaatggaATAGAATGTGGTGGTGCCTATGTGAAACTGCTTTCCAAAACCCCAGAACTCAACCTG gATCAGTTCCACGACAAGACCCCTTATACGATTATGTTTGGTCCAGATAAATGTGGAGAAGACTATAAATTGCACTTCATCTTCCGCCACAAAAACCCCAAAACGGGTGTATATGAAGAAAAGCACGCTAAGAGGCCAGATGCAGATCTAAAGACCTattttactgataagaaaacACATCTTTATACATTAA tCCTGAATCCAGATAATAGTTTTGAAATACTAGTGGACCAATCTGTTGTCAATAGTGGAAATTTGCTAAACGACATGACTCCTTCTGTAAATCCTTCACGTGAAATTGAGGACCCAGATGACCAGAAGCCTGAGGACTGGGATGAAAGACCAAAAATACCAGATCCTGATGCTGTCAAACCGGATGACTG gGATGAAGATGCCCCTGCTAAGATTGCAGATGAAGAAGCTACAAAACCTGAAGGCTGGTTAGATGATGAGCCCGAATATGTACCTGATCCAGATGCAGAGAAGCCGGAGGATTG GGATGAAGATATGGATGGAGAATGGGAGGCTCCTCAGATTGCCAACCCTAAGTGTGAGTCGGCCCCTGGGTGTGGTCTCTGGCAGCGACCTATGATTGACAACCCTAATTATAAAGGCAAATGGAAGCCTCCCATGATTGACAATCCTAACTACCAG gGAATCTGGAAGCCCCGGAAAATACCAAATCCAGACTTCTTTGAAGATCTGGAACCTTTCAAAATGACTCCTTTTAGCGCTATTGGTTTGGAGCTGTGGTCCATGACCTCAGACATTTTTTTTGACAACTTTATTATTTGCGGTGATCGAAGAGTAGTTGATGATTGGGCCAATGATGGATGGGGCCTGAAGAAAGCTGCCGACGGAGCTGCTGAG CCAGGTGTGGTGGGGCAGATGATTGAGGCGGCCGAGGAGCGCCCGTGGCTCTGGGTGGTCTACATCCTGACAGTAGCTCTGCCTGTGTTTCTTGTTATCCTCTTCTGCTGCTCTGGAAAG AAACAGTCAAGTCCtgtggaatataagaaaactGATGCCCCTCAACCAGatgtgaaggaggaagaagaagagaaggaagaggaaaaggacaagggagacgaggaggaggaaggtgaagaAAAACTTG aagagaagcagaaaagtgATGCTGAAGAAGATGGTGGCACTGTCAGTCAAGAGGAGGAGGATAGAAAACCTAAAGCAGAG GAGGATGAAATTTTGAACAGATCACCAAGAAACAGAAAGCCGCGAAGAGAGTGA